DNA sequence from the Manihot esculenta cultivar AM560-2 chromosome 11, M.esculenta_v8, whole genome shotgun sequence genome:
TCATTTGACAATGACTCCTTGAGCTTCCATCATGAGAAAACTAGATCCAGCGGTCAAATATCATCTTGTTCCTCTGTTGATCTTCAAACATGTGGGATTTGTTCAAAGCTATTGGCTGAGAAATCTTTGTGGAGCAGCCCAAAGATTGTTTTGAGCAATGAGCTCTCTGTTGTTGCTGTTCTAACTTGTGGGCATGTTTATCATGCTGAGTGTTTGGAGACCATGACTCCTGAAATTAGCAAGTATGATCCTCCTTGCCCAGTTTGTACTTTTGGGGAGAAACAAACCCAGAAGCTGTCTCAAAAAGCTTTTAAAGCAGAAATGGAACTAAAAGCGAAAAACAAGAGGTCACGAAACCGTGTCGTGGATAGCGATTGTGATGGTGATTCTGTCATGTTTGATCGCCTAAAAGTTGGTGGGCATGAAGGAAAGGGTCCCAAGATGGCTTCCAGTTCCAGCATGAAGGGCTCTTTAGCGAAACCCTTTTTGAAGAGGCATTTTTCGATTGGATCAAAGAGTAGTAAATCCTTAGCAGAGAGCCACACAACCAAAAAGAAGGGATTCTTCTGGACAAGATCCTTGAAGGTGTGAGGTTTCTACTAGTGATTAAAAGGTGAGCACATCCATCTCATTTGTTTATTGCTTTTGGGATTACAAATAAATCAAGTTGTCTTCCCATTATGAAAACCGAAAAGAATGTTTCCTCTAGGCCTTTGTACTAAGATCATTTATCCTCCAGTTATATAATGCATTTTAAATTACTGATCGGAAATTTTGTAGAAGGCTTGacgaccaaaaaaaaaaaaatccaaacatGTACTCATATTTGCATTTGTGAGCTACTCTTGCCATTTGATCATTTATTTGCATAACCTTTCAAATAGGTGTTACTTAGAACTAAATTTTTGAAGATTCATGCTGAAgtctcaaatttctgaaatgatatatatatatgttttattggCAACACTGCTTGTGCTACTATTTTATAtggtatattaaatttaaaactggCTGATGAATGATCGAAGcctatttattatttaacacttaaaaCTGGTTTTAAAAAAACCTGGATTTTTCAGCATGTTCTCTCTTTACTCCCTCTTCTTAAACATGTTTTCTTGAAATTTTGTCGATGATATATGGCAGGATACTAATATGAAAGCATGTCTTTagcattgaaaaattaaaagaattgatCATAGTTGCAATTTCAACAAAGGTTTGAATTTTTCTCTCATTGTCCCTTCTCTGAATGATCAAAGCTGATTTTCTTAATTTGTTCAAATATTGGGACTTGACTATTAAGTTCTATGCATACAGAATCCAGTGTTGACTGTTGACCTGCATGGAGAAAGGCTTGGAAGGGCCTCGGACATCATCCTTCAAACATTTGCATCTGCATACGTCTGATTGTCAACAAGATCAGCTGTGAAGTTACACTGTAAAGAGTAAAGAATTTCatagtaaaaaagaaaaaccaatCCTATATTGATCATGGAAAAATTAGTTGAATGAAATTCCATCACGAGACTGGTGATCCTATTCTTATTTTGTACAGATTAATTTGTTTCTTGCTTAGACATTTCAATGAATTGATCCAAATCAGTGTTGTATGGCTAAAAGACCCCCCCCTTGTGCTTCAATAAGGCAATATGGAGTTCAAGTTTCCTACTGTGAGATCTTTGCTTGATGAACACTGGTATTTGAGCTTCTGTGTAAAGCTTCCGGCCCAAATTTAAAGAGCGAGTTGATGGCCCAGAagatttgcacttttaatttGTGGATTGGATAATATACAATGAATTGATCCACAAGCTTTGTTGGATGATAAGTTGATAACTGATAGTATCATGTCAAGCACCCGGCTGAGTCAGTAGCAGCTCTTCTAACGTGTCAATACTTGCATGCTTAACGACACGTGTTGAAACCTAGCTAGTTACATCCATGCAGACATTTCTGGCTTCCACCGCCATCCAACTCCTTTAAGGCCACCCTCTAATTCCACCCTAATCCATTAGAGTCAGGCTAGCAGAAATTAAGATGGCTGATTTAAGAGATGAGTATGGCAATCCCATTCAACTGACGGATGAACACGGCAACCCAGTTGAACTCACGGATGAACACGGCAACCCAGTTCATATCACTGGCGTTGCCACATCAAAACCTCCAACACTTGGAACACTAATGGAAAATGAGGTGCCGGCTACTGGCCTTTTGGCCAGTAGTAATGGAACAGATCACACATCCAAGGGCCATGCTGGAGATGAGGAAAATCATAGGAAAGAGGAGCCGCAGCCGCAACCGCAGCCGCAGGAGCAGCAGGGTTCCGGAGAAATCGAGAGATCTAGCACGTCAAGCTCTAGCTCGGTGagacatatatatgtatatctaAACGTAATTAATCAGCTATTTTAATAGCAATCTATATAGGTTGCCAACtcataatatttcttttttttcttctttgtttctatTACATTTTGTAGTCCGAGGATGACGGACAAGGagggagaaggaagaagaagggacTGAGAGAGAAAATAAAGGAGAAATTAACAGGTGGGAAGCACAAGGAGGAGCAGAGACACAAAGCAAGTGTATCGACAGAAACCACCGCAGGTGGCGGCGAACACCATGAACATGAGAAGAAGAGTGTGATGGAGAAAATCAAGGAGAAGTTGCCGGGCCATCATGGCCACCACAGCCGCTGAAGCTGTGTGCATGTGTTCATATGTGGATTAAATTGTTTGCATGTGTTGTTATTTAGGTAGAGCGTAGGAGCCGGTAGGGTGGATTGTAATAATTTATGGTGAGGTGCTGCATGTATGCACTTGATCATCAATGCGTATGATATAATACAGTATCCTATTTCAGGAAAAATTATTGTATACGAGGTAAGTGTtgcaataatttaataattttattcatgaGGTGAGGGTATGGTgactgattttttaattttaattttaatcaaatttatataGATTTTATTGATAAACAGATTCAAGGCCccaaattgaaaagaaaatacgAGGAACTCTAAA
Encoded proteins:
- the LOC122721182 gene encoding late embryogenesis abundant protein-like — translated: MADLRDEYGNPIQLTDEHGNPVELTDEHGNPVHITGVATSKPPTLGTLMENEVPATGLLASSNGTDHTSKGHAGDEENHRKEEPQPQPQPQEQQGSGEIERSSTSSSSSSEDDGQGGRRKKKGLREKIKEKLTGGKHKEEQRHKASVSTETTAGGGEHHEHEKKSVMEKIKEKLPGHHGHHSR